The archaeon CG10_big_fil_rev_8_21_14_0_10_43_11 region TCTTTGCACCAGGGAATCGGATCCAATTCCACTGAACCTTCTAACCTTGATACTATCTCTTTCACAGAGGTCTTCAAGGTATTCACCCGGATTGATTTTCTGAGGTATTTCAATGAATATTCCTTGAATACATCAAANNNNNNNNNNGCTGAATATCTTTCGATGAATGCCGGCTTGAATTCCAGATTATATGTCATGCAAAAAAGGTCAGAATACGAGGTATATATATTTTGTTAGAAAATGTTTA contains the following coding sequences:
- a CDS encoding tRNA methyltransferase, which produces MTYNLEFKPAFIERYSAXXXFDVFKEYSLKYLRKSIRVNTLKTSVKEIVSRLEGSVELDPIPWCKEGFWVKSERRDFGNMIEHLLGYFYIQEAASMIPPVVLAPKEDDMILDMCASPGSKTTQIAQ